The Scomber japonicus isolate fScoJap1 chromosome 12, fScoJap1.pri, whole genome shotgun sequence sequence CATCACCACTATCatttggtgaaagaaaaaattaagTTCAAGTATGTTTTTAcatgcctaaagagaaattaaaaaatttAGAGAAAAATCCTGATTGAGGTTATCATAATTAATGCTTGCTTTTGCTACTTTGGGAATCACAAAGGTCTGCAtaaaatgtcatggcaatcaGTCTTGACCAACATGGTGAACTGATAGACCATTAAATTGCCATCCCAATAGCCATAGCTAAAAACatatattcaatatatttttttgaagTCTAATGTCTAAAGTCTAATGTAACTTGTTCTATTCAGCTCAAGAGTCTGGTGGCAagggcaaagaaaaaaagaaaaaaggttcaTCATTCCAAACTGTATCAGCCTTGCACAGGGTAAGATCAATGTAATTTACAGTTTGTTGTACATTAGGTAATTAAGAGGTTCTTCTCAGATTTAAAACAGTACCCTTAAATAGTCCTTCACTGAATGGCAGATTGTGGTCTATATTTGTAATGGTGTTCTTGACGATGATAGTAATTGGTAATCAATCTTCCCTCTGTGGTGATCTCACAGGAGAACCTGAACAAGCTGATGACCAACCTGAGGTCTACTCACCCCCACTTTGTACGCTGCATCATCCCCAATGAGACCAAGACTCCTGGGGCCATGGAGAACCCTCTGGTCATGCACCAGCTGCGCTGTAACGGTGTGCTGGAAGGCATCAGGATCTGCAGAAAGGGCTTCCCCAACAGGATCCTCTATGCAGATTTCAAACAGAGGTATCTGTCAGATATACCGATGGGTGAAATATAGGGTTGGGTACCAAGGTCTGTACTTTAAGTGGTACTGAACAAATTATGTTGGTACTACCGAATATTGGTTCACGTCAAATCAAACAGTGCCAAATTTCAGTAAATTCACAGGCATCATTCTGGAGCCAATCACACAACCTGGGTGCACCCTGCTGTGTTCACatcctgtcagtgtgtgtaaaataacattaatttgTCTGAGGCACtaattctatcaaaagatattCCTAACCCTTATCCTGATCTAAGCATAGTCtagttgagatctggtgactgtgaaggccatagcatgagattacaaaaataacaaatggaGTTCTCAACACTTACAGATAAGTGTATAAATAATGGATGCGTTTCAGCCCTAGGCTTTTCTCAGCCTTAATCTTTGAGCGCGCCAGTTCATTCACTTACATAGCATGAGATGCATCCAATGTTCATATCAGTGTCTCATCAAACCATACATTTGTGCTCTCCATGCATTAGAATGCACTTCTCTATTCAggttatttacattttacatttttcagccATTGATATATTCTACTAAGCATTTAGGGATACATTTAGCaatatttttgtagtttaaaatgttatatatgaaaatgaaaattgaatGGATCTTTTATCTTTATTGCAAAGATACCGCATTTTGAACCCAAATGCTATCCCTGAGGGACAGTTCATTGATAACAAGAAAGCTTCAGAGAAGCTTTTGGGCTCCTTGGATATAGACCATACCCAGTACAGACTGGGGCACACCAAGGTAAGAATGGGTcaaaaattgtgtatttttaccTCTGTGTGATCAGGAACTGTGCAGGGTGACTCTGCATTTCTGGTTTTTTACTCCTTGCTGATGTTGGTATTGTGGTATCTATGaccatattattttaattataggCATGACACGGCTACTCTTGCTTTAAATCACAGTCTAAATCTCTATTTGATAACATGCAGAAATATGGCAGTATGGTGGCCAATGTGGGCATCTTGTGCTTGCTATTTCTGATCTCATGCGTTTGCAAAAATCAGGTATTCTTCAAAGCTGGTCTCCTTGGTCTACTGGAAGAGATGCGAGATGACCGTTTAGCTCTAATCATCACTGGGATCCAGTCAAGGTCGCGAGGTGTTCTGGCAAGAATAGAATTCCAGAAGATTGTGGAACGCAGGTAAGCGCACTATTAAATTAAGGGAACTAGACTGAATATAGAGTCAATTACAAAATCATAGGCATCTCAGGTATCTGAGCAGAACAATGGAAATGACCTATTCTATTTGGGAGCACACAAATTCATGACATAGGCAAAAGCTAAATTAAGCAAATGATTAAAAGTTATTCATCGATCCATCAATCACTAAATGTTTCCAACTGTGTTCAAAGAATTATAGTTCACCGTTCATATACCGAAAAGATTCATCTGCCTGAATTaagaaaattatgaaaatgcaTTAATTGATACAGAAGTTACATCCAAGACAATTTGACTTGCATTGCTCTGAATCATTACTCTGTCTTTATGAATGCACAGGGATGCACTAATTGTTATCCAGTGGAACGTCCGTTCCTTCATGGGGGTCAAGAATTGGCCCTGGATGAAGATGTTCTTCAAGATCAAACCTCTGCTGAGGTCAGCGGAGACTGAGAAGGAGATGGCCAACATGAAGGAAGAATTCCTAAAGTTGAAAGAAGCTTATGCAAAGTCTGAAGCTCGTAGGAAGGAACTAGAGGAGAAAATGGTCTCTATTCTCCAAGAGAAGAATGACCTGCAGCTTCAAGTTCAAACTGTATGTTTTAACAATATTTCTGTAAGCATTACAATAAATGTTACAATCACACCAAGTCTCCTAATACTGTATGGcatgctttgtgtttttaataacaGGAACAAGATAATCTGTGTGATTCTGAAGAAAGATGCGAGGGTCTGATCAAGAGCAAGATTCAGCTGGAGGCAAAACTCAAAGAGCTGACAGAAAGAATGGACGATGAGGAGGAGATGAATGCAGAACTCACTGCTAAGAAGAGGAAGTTGGAGGACGAGtgctctgagctgaagaaagatATCGATGACTTAGAGTTAACTCTAGCTAAAGTGGAAAAAGAGAAGCATGCCACCGAAAACAAGGTACTGCAAAACACTCAAAGTGACTATGTGTCCCAAATAACATCCATGTTCAAGTCCTTCATAAAAATGTCTTGTGGCAATAGGTAAAAAACCTGACTGAGGAAATGGCTGCTTTGGAGGAAATGATTGCCAAGTTGACCAAGGAAAAGAAAGCCTTACAGGAAGCTCATCAGCAAACGCTGGATGACCTGCAGAGTGAAGAAGACAAAGTCAACACTCTGACCAAGGCCAAGACTAAGCTGGAGCAGCAAGTGGATGATGTAAGAATTTACAAAATCACATGGCTTTGCATATAATAAAAGgacatttgaaaaagaaaatatttatgaCCATCCACAGCTTGAAGGGTCCCTAGAGCAAGAGAAGAAAGTGCGTATGGACCTTGAGAGAGCAAAGCGGAAGCTTGAAGGAGACCTGAAGTTAGCTCAAGAGAGTATCATGGACCTTGAAAATGACAAGCAGCAACTTGAAGAGAGGCTGAAAAAGTAATATGAAAAGACcattttcaaaaacacaaacagattaTAAGAATTTGTCAGCTAGTtcaatttattctttttttcatccacAGGAAAGATTTTGAAATGAGCCAAATCAATAGCAAACTAGAGGATGAACAGGCGGTAAACGCCCAGCTCCAGAAAAAATTGAAGGAGTTGCAGGTAAAAAATTAAATGCAAATTGAGTAAACTTTAAACTAGTACATGAATATGATATTTTAAGACCACAATTTAGACCAATATTAAGGTTTTACTCTAATTTTGGTCAAGGCCCGAATCGAAGAGCTGGAAGAAGAGCTTGAGGCAGAGCGAGCTGCCCGAGCCAAGGTGGAAAAGCAGAGAGCTGACTTGTCcagagagctggaggagatCAGCGAGAGGCTGGAGGAGGCTGGTGGAGCAACCGCTGCTCAGATTGAGATGAACAAGAAGAGGGAGGCTGAGTTCCAGAAACTCCGCAGAGACCTTGAAGAGGCCACTCTGCAGCATGAAGCCACTGCTGCTACCCTGAGGAAGAAACAAGCTGACAGTGTTTCTGACCTTGGGGAGCAGATTGACAACCTGCAGAGAGTCAAGCAGAaactggagaaggagaagagtgAGCTCAGACTGGAACTGGACGATGTTGTTTCCAATATGGAACAGACTGTGAAGTCTAAGGTAAAGTActaatttgtattatttgttgTTCTACtgaatttcttttaaattacaATTTTCTTTGTAAGACAAATGTAACCCAACTTGGTGCTATTGTTGATGCTTTATGTTTTCAGAATAATTTGGAGAAAATGAGCAGGTCTCTGGAAGACCAGATGAatgaatacaaaacaaaatcagaGGAAGGACAGCGTACCATTAATGACTTCAACATGCAGAGAGCAAAGCTTCAAACTGAAAATGGTATGTATCTGATTTGAACAGAGTGTTTTGTCTGTTGTATTATGAAGTACCCATTGTTTCACTCTTCTTTTCTCAAAATTAGGTGAACTTGCAAGGCAGCTTGAAGAAAAGGATTCCCTGGTGTCTCAACTCACCAGAGGAAAACAGTCCCATACTCAACAAATTGAGGACCTGAAAAGACAGCTGGAGGAAGAAATCAAGGTAGCAAACAAATACCAGTGAGAACATCTTTGGTTCATATGGTGGTATCTAAAGATGCATGAaggttttctttcatttcaggcCAAGAATGCATTAGCTCATGGAGTCCAGTCTGCTCGTCATGACTGTGACCTGCTCAGGGAGCAatatgaggaggagcaggaggctAAGGCTGAACTGCAGCGCAGCATGTCCAAGGCCAACTCTGAGGTGGCTCAGTGGAGAACTAAGTACGAAACTGATGCCATCCAGAGGACCGAGGAACTGGAGGATGCAAAGTAAGTAAAAttaattttcacacaaacaatgcttaaaagttaaaaagcaATCTGATTAAATTCTGTCATAATCTAGAAAGAAGCTGGCTCAGCGTCTGCAGGATGCTGAGGAGGCGGTTGAGGCAGTGAATGCTAAATGTTCTTCTCTGGAAAAGACCAAACACAGACTGCAGAATGAGATTGAAGATCTCATGGTGGATGTAGAGAGgtctaatgctgctgctgctgctctagaCAAGAAGCAAAGAAACTTTGATAAGGTTtaaattgattcatttattattattactttattgtAGGTATAAGGTAAATCATTTATCTAAAATATACACTATTTCTCAGGTCTTGTCAGAATGGAAACAGAAGTATGAAGAGTCTCAAACAGAGCTGGAGAGCTCTCAGAAGGAAGCCAGGTCTTTGAGCACCGAGCTCTTCAAACTGAAGAACTCATATGAGGAATCTATTGATCATCTGGAGAccatgaagagagagaacaagaactTACAAGGTCAGTGTTATTAACTATTAAAAACCTTTGATGAATCATTTTCTtacaacattacatttacatttgtttcattttgaccTTCAGAGGAAATATCTGACCTCACTGAACAAATTGGTGAGGGTGGAAAGAGTATTCATGAGCTTGAGAAGATTCGAAAGCAGCTGGAACAAGAGAAGTCTGAAATACAAACAGCTctggaagaggcagaggtcTGTTCTGCCTTCTGATGAACAACAAGGTAAAATCCTGTTAAAAAGAACCTATGTGACATTTTTCTGACATCTTTCTAGGCTACTTTGGAAcacgaggaaggaaagattcTCAGAGCCCAGCTGGAATTTAATCAGGTCAAGGCTGACATTGAGCGCAAGCTGACggagaaagatgaagagatgGAGCAAGCAAAGAGAAACCAACAGCGTGTTGTCGATACTCTTCAGAGCTCTCTTGAGTCTGAGACTCGCAGCAGGAATGAGGCCCTCcgtttgaaaaagaaaatggaggGAGACCTCAATGAGATGGAGATCCAGCTTAGCCAGGCCAACAGGCAGGCAGCTGAGGCCCAGAAACAACTTAAATCTATACATACACATCTGAAGGTATGCATTttattcacaataaaataacactgaGGACATATTGTATTATGTCATAACTGGGATTAACTTGCTTCACAATAAATGTCACACTCCAGGATTCCCAGCTCCAGCTTGATGACGCTCTTCGAGGCAATGATGATCTGAAGGAAAACATTGCAATTGTTGAGAGACGCAACAATCTGCTTCAGGCTGAGGTGGAGGAACTCAGGTCTGGTCTTGAACAAACTGAGAGAGGTCGCAAACTTGCTGAGCAAGAGCTGCTGGATGTTAGTGAGAGGGTGCAGCTACTGCACTCACAGGTAAGATGCAGTCATTGGTACAGTTCTTTCCTATTTCAGTTCTTTTCctattgttttacatttactgAGGAATTCACTGATAAAATTTTGCATTCACCCAGAACACAAGTTTGCTCAACCAAAAGAAGAAACTGGAGTCTGACTCAGTCCAGTTTCAGACAGAAGTAGAGGACGCATTGCAGGAGTGCAGAAATGCTGAAGAGAAGGCCAAGAAGGCCATTACTGATGCTGCCATGATGGCAGAGGAGCTGAAGAAGGAACAAGACACCAGTGCTCACCTTGAGCGTATGAAGAAGAACATGGAGCAAACCATCAAAGACCTGCAGCACCGTCTGGATGAAGCTGAATCAATTGCCATGAAGGGAGGCAAGAAACAAGTGCAGAAGCTTGAGTCCAGGGTAAATATCAATCATTCAAGAGAAATCTAATggaaaacactaaataattataatttgacaTATTGAACATATTAGAACAGATCTAAGCTGAatgacccccctcccccccacagATCAGAGAACTGGAGACTGAGGTAGAGAATGAACAAAGAAAGTCCAGTGATGCTGTCAAGGGTGTACGAAAATATGAGAGACGAATCAAAGAATTGACCTATCAAGTAAGTTTCAATTCAATTAATAAATAGTAGAGCACTTAGTGTGTAATTTGTATTCAAAACTGTAATTGTTTCgttcctttttgttttcagacagaaGAGGATCGTAAGAATCTTGCCCGTCTGCAAGATCTGGTAGACAAGCTACAGCTTAAAGTCAAATCCTACAAGAGATCTGCAGAGGAGGCTGTAAGCACTCTCAGTATTTTAGGAAAACCAATATTgcaaaaaaagtataaaacctGTCCCTGCCCACAGCATCTATATGCATATTTCATACTATGCTGATTTCCTGCCCAATGTAGTAAAAGCCAGGAGGCAGAGCAGGGAAATATTgccaaatataacatttaatcaaATCTTGATTAAATGACTTAATAATAGTATTTGTCATCATGCACTGATACAatgtatacatatgtatatatacactgaAGATATTGTGTGTCTACAGGAGGAACAGGCCAACAGTAATCTTACCAAGTTCCGTAAAATTCAACATGAGCTTGATGAAGCTGAAGAGAGAGCTGACATCGCTGAGTCTCAGGTCAACAAGATACGCGCCAAGAGCCGTGATGTGGGGTCAAAGGTTGGTACACAGACctgcacacattttaaaatacatgagTCTAGTGTTAAAGAACCCTGACAGCAGTCATGTTGGCAGATCACCCTAAAAATTCCTTGCCTGACTTACTGTTCCAGGAAATATGGAAGATATTTTTTCTcataattaaaagtaaaagtccaaacagaacatcaaaacacatttttaatataaggaaatttaaaaagcaaatattaaatgtaaaatgttcatttgaaaatgtacagaGACAATGATAAAAGTGAAAATTTATAATGCAAAAGCTCGAATGTAAATGGTCAAACTGAGAGCCTAAATTGTAATGTCAGTGCCTAAATTGTATGAAATTGAAAATAGCAATAGAAATAAAAGGGGAATATCAAAAAtcaaagtcaaaacaaaaaaagcttaatagataaacatatatattgttttgcattttcactTTACCATTGGCCATATTAAATTTCATATTTTCCATTTGGCATTAGGCACTTTCCATTTGCCTTTTCAGGTTGTATGTTGTGATGTAAGGGAGTAGACGTAGCTCAAAGGCTGGATGGTGGGTTTGAAATGACTGAGGTGCAGAGACATCTTATGGACAACAGGGGGGAGATGACTGCTAAAGATCACAGTAAGTTTGGTAGAGCAGTCCAAACCATTGgctgtatataaagatgtatgacatcatcactccccaaaagtgaagccataACATCTTGATCGCCTTCTGGTGGCTAGCTTGCTCTATTGTGCAGAGTGGcttcaaatgacatcacacaagcaACATGGCAGCTGTAGTATAGTCAGTTGATACAaatgatttgtatttgtattcaaataaaaatagaaataggtATAACaatccagttttttttataacatttctAATTTTAGgctaataaaatgttaaaataagttCTCTTCAATTAACTATTGAGGCAACAGCACACTGTCTCAAACCCATCTCCCAGACAACAGTTAAATACACTAACCATCCAACCACATCTCAGCACCATTAGAAAAAATAGATCTGCTGTTTTCATATTTCTCTTTATCAAGAACTTCCAGTGCCTGTCTCAGCAATGAGCTCTAGCTCTGGCTTTGCCTTTGCTAACAGCCGCTGTAGATGGCAGAGCACGATGCAGTTCCTTTTCAAGTTTAGACTCACACTGCTCTGCCAAACTCAATGTGTTCTTTAGCAGTTAGCTCCCTCTACTGTCCATAAGGTGCCTTTGTGCCTCAGCCATTTAAGCCCTTCCCAAAAtctaacattttttttcttaaaaaatctGAACAACTCAAtccacaaaaaaatcaaaaaatccCCTTAAGGTTATAAATATTTAGAAATAAAGATTATGCCTGAAATAAAAGTTCTGGTTCTGATGAACTGCAACCCAATCATAGCCTCTGTAAcagattatataaataaatggatgCTACTCTCCTTTTTGCAACCCACAATGGATGCGTTAATATGATTAATATCCTACCTaaatttctgtatttatttcagtACTTAGTGTTGAACCCCCTTGCCACTATTTTTTTCCTAAACTGAAGAAGATTATTACAGATTTTCTCTGGAACAATAGGGGACCAAGATTAGGCTTATCCCTTTTATACCTACCTTGTGAGAGAGGAAAGCTCCAGCTCCAGTGTTGGTCTTTAGAGTTAACTTCTATAAATAGAGCttactacaacaacaacaactccatAACCAACTCCAAAGAAGCTACAAAAAGAGAACACATAAACACTTTTGTTAGAAATACAACTGAAATTTAGTTTAAAGTAGCAGCAGATTAATGCCAGGAACACACAATCCTACATTCAAATTATAGGCTGACAAAGGTCTGAACAATATCAgagattatattatatatagattgtattataatatttttgactcaaaaaaataaaaataatatccCCTCAACACATCTTCAAGTATCAACATCTTAGGAGGTCCATATTAAAGAGACAAAATCATCTTTCTCTATATTGAAAGATGTGATAGTGCATCACTCTAGCAGTCACAGTCAAGTGTCTAAAATATACCTAAAACTCAACCAGAGGAATCCTCAGAGAATAGGCGACTTGCTTGGTGTAATGACTTAAAAACAGAGATAACAAAAGATGAATGGAAACAGATAAACCATAAATCCCAAACTATTAATGCTGGATTTAGACTCATGCAGTAAAAATTGATTGTGCATAGTTATTTAACTCTGTCCCTACAACACCATTTTTATGCAAACAATCCATACTAATGTGTGAAATGCAATGCTGTAACAAGCACTCTGGTTCACTGTTCATGTGTTCGTCCAAGGATCAAAGAATGTGTACTTGACATATTATCACAAATAGTTTGAGCTAGATTACCAGATAGTCCACAATCGTGTATTTTTGGTCTGTCCCAGAAACCCCAAGGCTCAATAAcatcaagaaagaaaaaaaagaagagagaaattaaCCTTTGCTCTCAAGTGAAAACCTCAAATCTTTGGATTATGTAAAATTTATTCTATATTACCTATTATCATGGTGAGaattaataacacatttacacaaaataTGTCTCATATACATTTAATCaattagcattattattatgaaatgtCATTATTGCTgctatttattctattttacttTTGGGTGCATTTGTATGTCTGGATGTGAAAATGCCAATTAATATATTTGTCATAGACACATAGCTTGAAAATCCAAATTCGGTTTTCATTTCCTAGTTGGACTTTCAATTTTAAATGTGACCAAAAATATGCTCCACACTATCTTTACTGTCAAGTATACTTACTACAGCACATTAAGAACACCCCTCTGAATGACCTTAAAATCACAAGATTTATccgtttgtatgtgtatgtatccatatattataaattaataatataaaattaatacaacttttttttttttttttttttttttaacttactttaacttctttctttttacagaAAGGATTTGATGAAGAGTGAAGTTTCCTCAAGAATGATTGTTTCTGAGGCACCTGTTGCCTGTGTAATGGTGTCTCCCTAAGCATGTCTTTTGTTCAGTAAAATAAATTTAATGTGCATCTGAAGCAGTTTCTTGACTTTTCATTGACAATTGCCTACATGTCTCTAAACTTGACTTGttcctaaaataaataaatgaaat is a genomic window containing:
- the LOC128369138 gene encoding myosin-7-like, producing MGDAQMAEFGLAAPFLRKSDKERLEAQTRIFDMKKECFVPDPEVEYVKASITSRDGDRVTAETEFGKTVTVKECDINPQNPPKFDKIEDMAMFTFLHEPAVLFNLKERYAAWMIYTYSGLFCVTVNPYKWLPVYNQEVVVAYRGKKRSEAPPHIFSISDNAYQYMLSDRENQSILITGESGAGKTVNTKRVIQYFASIAAAPNIKKDAAAEKKGTLEDQIIQCNPALEAFGNAKTIRNDNSSRFGKFIRIHFDNRGKLASADIETYLLEKSRVTYQLKAERDYHIFYQILSQQKPELLEMLLITNNPYDYAFISQGETQVTSINDSEELMGTDQAFDVLGFTQEEKNSIYKLVGSVMHYGNMKFKQKQREEQAEADGTEDVDKAAYLMCLNSADLIKALCHPRVKVGNEWVTKGQNVAQVYYAISALSKSVYEKMFLWMVVRINQQLDTKQPRQYFIGVLDIAGFEIFDFNTFEQLCINFTNEKLQQFFNHHMFVLEQEEYKKEGIEWTFIDFGMDLQACIDLIEKPMGIMSILEEECMFPKASDNTFKSKLYDNHLGKSNNFQKPRIVKGKPEAHFALVHYAGTVDYNIGNWLVKNKDPLNETVVGLYQKSTLKLLATLFANYAGADSAQESGGKGKEKKKKGSSFQTVSALHRENLNKLMTNLRSTHPHFVRCIIPNETKTPGAMENPLVMHQLRCNGVLEGIRICRKGFPNRILYADFKQRYRILNPNAIPEGQFIDNKKASEKLLGSLDIDHTQYRLGHTKVFFKAGLLGLLEEMRDDRLALIITGIQSRSRGVLARIEFQKIVERRDALIVIQWNVRSFMGVKNWPWMKMFFKIKPLLRSAETEKEMANMKEEFLKLKEAYAKSEARRKELEEKMVSILQEKNDLQLQVQTEQDNLCDSEERCEGLIKSKIQLEAKLKELTERMDDEEEMNAELTAKKRKLEDECSELKKDIDDLELTLAKVEKEKHATENKVKNLTEEMAALEEMIAKLTKEKKALQEAHQQTLDDLQSEEDKVNTLTKAKTKLEQQVDDLEGSLEQEKKVRMDLERAKRKLEGDLKLAQESIMDLENDKQQLEERLKKKDFEMSQINSKLEDEQAVNAQLQKKLKELQARIEELEEELEAERAARAKVEKQRADLSRELEEISERLEEAGGATAAQIEMNKKREAEFQKLRRDLEEATLQHEATAATLRKKQADSVSDLGEQIDNLQRVKQKLEKEKSELRLELDDVVSNMEQTVKSKNNLEKMSRSLEDQMNEYKTKSEEGQRTINDFNMQRAKLQTENGELARQLEEKDSLVSQLTRGKQSHTQQIEDLKRQLEEEIKAKNALAHGVQSARHDCDLLREQYEEEQEAKAELQRSMSKANSEVAQWRTKYETDAIQRTEELEDAKKKLAQRLQDAEEAVEAVNAKCSSLEKTKHRLQNEIEDLMVDVERSNAAAAALDKKQRNFDKVLSEWKQKYEESQTELESSQKEARSLSTELFKLKNSYEESIDHLETMKRENKNLQEEISDLTEQIGEGGKSIHELEKIRKQLEQEKSEIQTALEEAEATLEHEEGKILRAQLEFNQVKADIERKLTEKDEEMEQAKRNQQRVVDTLQSSLESETRSRNEALRLKKKMEGDLNEMEIQLSQANRQAAEAQKQLKSIHTHLKDSQLQLDDALRGNDDLKENIAIVERRNNLLQAEVEELRSGLEQTERGRKLAEQELLDVSERVQLLHSQNTSLLNQKKKLESDSVQFQTEVEDALQECRNAEEKAKKAITDAAMMAEELKKEQDTSAHLERMKKNMEQTIKDLQHRLDEAESIAMKGGKKQVQKLESRIRELETEVENEQRKSSDAVKGVRKYERRIKELTYQTEEDRKNLARLQDLVDKLQLKVKSYKRSAEEAEEQANSNLTKFRKIQHELDEAEERADIAESQVNKIRAKSRDVGSKKGFDEE